The Pseudomonas iranensis genome includes a window with the following:
- the phaC gene encoding class II poly(R)-hydroxyalkanoic acid synthase, whose translation MREKPATGVVPSPAVFINAQSAIAGLRGRDLLSTLRSVAAHGLRNPLHSAKHALKLGGQLGRVLLGETLHPTNPQDSRFADPAWSLNPFYRRSLQAYLAWQKQVKSWIDEGDMSPEDRARAHFAFTLLNDAVAPSNTLLNPLAVKELFNSGGQSLVRGLSHLFDDLLHNDGLPRQVTKQAFEVGKTVATTSGSVVFRNEMFELIQYKSMSEKQYAKPLLVVPPQINKYYIFDLSPQNSFVQYALKNSLQTFMISWRNPDVRHREWGLSSYVEAVEEAMNICRAITGAREVNLMGACAGGLTIAALQGHLQAKRQLRRVASATYLVSLLDSQIETPATLFADEQTLEAAKRRSYQRGVLDGRDMAKVFAWMRPNDLIWSYFVNNYLLGKEPPAFDILYWNNDNTRLPAALHGDLLDFFKHNPLIHAGGLEVCGTPIDLQKVNVDSFSVAGMNDHITPWDAVYRSTLLLGGERRFVLSNSGHVQSILNPPSNPKAAYVENAKLSSDPRAWYYDAKHVDGSWWPLWLEWVAQRSGALNETRTTLGNPNYPPMEAAPGTYVHVR comes from the coding sequence ATGCGCGAAAAACCAGCGACGGGCGTGGTGCCCAGCCCCGCCGTGTTTATCAACGCCCAGAGTGCGATCGCCGGTCTGCGCGGCAGGGATCTGCTGTCCACACTGCGCAGCGTCGCCGCCCACGGCCTGCGCAATCCGTTGCACAGCGCAAAGCATGCGCTGAAGCTTGGCGGACAGTTGGGCCGCGTGCTGCTCGGCGAAACCCTGCACCCGACCAACCCGCAAGACAGCCGCTTCGCCGATCCGGCGTGGAGCCTCAACCCGTTCTACCGGCGCAGCCTGCAGGCGTATCTGGCCTGGCAGAAACAGGTCAAAAGCTGGATCGACGAAGGTGACATGAGCCCTGAAGATCGTGCCCGTGCGCACTTCGCTTTCACCCTGCTCAATGACGCCGTGGCGCCCTCCAACACCCTGCTCAACCCGCTGGCGGTCAAGGAGTTGTTCAATTCCGGCGGGCAGAGTCTGGTGCGTGGCCTGAGCCATCTGTTCGATGATCTGTTGCACAACGACGGCCTGCCACGGCAAGTGACCAAGCAGGCGTTCGAGGTCGGCAAAACCGTGGCGACCACCAGCGGATCGGTGGTGTTTCGCAATGAAATGTTCGAGCTGATCCAGTACAAATCGATGAGCGAAAAGCAGTACGCCAAGCCGCTGCTGGTGGTGCCGCCGCAAATCAACAAGTACTACATCTTCGACCTGAGCCCGCAGAACAGCTTCGTCCAGTACGCCCTGAAAAACAGCCTGCAGACCTTCATGATCAGCTGGCGCAACCCTGATGTGCGCCATCGCGAATGGGGCCTGTCGAGTTACGTCGAAGCAGTCGAAGAAGCGATGAATATCTGCCGGGCGATTACCGGCGCGCGTGAAGTGAACCTGATGGGCGCCTGCGCCGGCGGCCTGACCATCGCCGCTCTGCAAGGGCACTTGCAGGCCAAACGGCAACTGCGCCGGGTCGCCAGCGCGACGTATCTGGTCAGTCTGCTCGACAGCCAGATCGAGACCCCGGCGACGCTGTTTGCCGATGAACAAACACTGGAAGCGGCCAAGCGTCGCTCGTACCAACGAGGCGTGCTCGACGGGCGCGACATGGCCAAGGTCTTCGCCTGGATGCGCCCCAACGATTTGATCTGGAGCTATTTCGTTAACAACTACCTGCTGGGCAAGGAGCCGCCAGCCTTCGACATTCTCTACTGGAACAACGACAACACCCGGCTGCCGGCGGCGCTGCACGGCGATCTGCTGGACTTCTTCAAGCACAACCCGCTGATCCACGCTGGCGGTCTCGAGGTGTGCGGTACGCCGATCGATCTGCAGAAGGTCAATGTCGACAGCTTCAGCGTCGCCGGCATGAACGACCACATCACGCCATGGGACGCGGTGTATCGCTCGACCCTGCTGCTCGGTGGCGAGCGACGTTTCGTGCTGTCCAACAGCGGCCATGTGCAGAGCATCCTCAACCCGCCGAGCAACCCGAAAGCTGCCTACGTCGAGAACGCCAAACTGAGCAGCGACCCGCGTGCCTGGTACTACGATGCCAAACACGTCGACGGCAGCTGGTGGCCACTGTGGCTGGAATGGGTCGCGCAGCGCTCCGGCGCGCTGAATGAGACTCGCACCACCCTCGGCAATCCGAACTATCCACCGATGGAAGCGGCACCCGGCACCTATGTGCATGTGCGCTGA